Proteins encoded in a region of the Parcubacteria group bacterium genome:
- a CDS encoding 5'-nucleotidase, whose protein sequence is MRKSTEKEIQNAYNLVLDAIKKIKELLQNGKKVHVIWDFDGVLADNRSDEVFAVINFDLKKFFEYEERLLSECPGIGPWLLGIAHNAPVRPNFPQEFFSQDIVTARSSTLAMRVQIFCLAWQLKVRWMLFIGHQSKKESYRIILKSLQKDPDYHVFCIDDKAKHIEDFHVASAEEGMENRAIGIVSPVIRTYNAKELKKHFNMVMEATGNVPIRVRDPSNDLLGFIVLPKGVNQFREQINAVIGNNTDKGHYFELRNVFVKAHGEVGKGRFKTEKELERAMQEFIIGFHCP, encoded by the coding sequence ATGCGGAAAAGCACAGAGAAAGAGATTCAAAATGCCTACAATCTTGTTCTTGATGCCATTAAAAAAATAAAAGAACTTTTACAAAATGGCAAAAAGGTACATGTTATTTGGGATTTTGACGGCGTTTTAGCGGATAATAGAAGTGATGAAGTATTCGCGGTTATAAACTTTGACCTTAAGAAATTTTTTGAGTACGAAGAACGCTTGCTTTCCGAGTGCCCGGGAATAGGCCCATGGCTTTTAGGAATCGCCCATAACGCTCCGGTGAGACCGAATTTTCCACAAGAATTTTTTAGCCAGGATATCGTTACTGCTCGCTCAAGCACACTTGCAATGAGAGTCCAGATATTTTGTCTTGCCTGGCAACTGAAAGTCAGATGGATGCTTTTTATAGGGCATCAGAGCAAAAAAGAATCGTATAGAATTATTCTTAAGTCGCTCCAAAAAGATCCCGATTATCATGTTTTCTGCATTGATGATAAGGCCAAACATATTGAAGATTTTCATGTGGCGAGCGCAGAAGAAGGAATGGAAAATCGCGCGATCGGGATTGTGTCTCCTGTAATCAGAACATATAACGCAAAAGAATTAAAAAAACATTTCAATATGGTGATGGAAGCGACGGGTAACGTTCCGATACGGGTAAGAGACCCATCAAATGATTTGCTCGGGTTTATTGTTCTCCCAAAAGGAGTCAATCAATTCAGAGAACAGATAAATGCCGTTATTGGTAATAATACCGATAAGGGCCATTATTTTGAATTAAGAAATGTTTTTGTAAAGGCGCACGGCGAAGTCGGAAAGGGCCGTTTCAAGACTGAAAAAGAACTGGAAAGAGCGATGCAAGAATTTATTATCGGCTTTCATTGTCCATAA
- a CDS encoding methionine--tRNA ligase, which produces MQNIITLEDFKKLDIKIGKVVSAEKIPDSDKLIKFIFDVGNQQRQIIAGIAEFFPDTAVLIGKEMPILLNLEPKRFRGNASEGMIIAVDVDGRPVFLHPEEKVPPGSTVR; this is translated from the coding sequence ATGCAAAACATTATTACCCTAGAAGATTTTAAAAAATTAGACATTAAGATCGGTAAAGTTGTTTCCGCAGAAAAAATTCCTGATTCCGACAAACTCATTAAATTTATTTTTGACGTTGGCAATCAGCAAAGGCAAATAATTGCCGGAATAGCGGAATTTTTTCCCGACACGGCTGTATTGATAGGAAAAGAAATGCCCATTCTTCTAAATCTTGAACCGAAAAGATTCAGAGGCAACGCCAGTGAAGGGATGATAATAGCGGTTGATGTTGACGGGCGGCCCGTTTTTCTCCATCCCGAGGAAAAAGTGCCGCCGGGCAGTACCGTAAGGTAG
- a CDS encoding TIGR00730 family Rossman fold protein, whose amino-acid sequence MKKSINHEKMLVPAKKLPIAPHPRDWRHSFHWRIFRIMAEFVDGFQFLSDFKKTVTLFGSATFNETNHWYKVARDLAQMLSQAGYSVVTGGGPGIMEAGNRGAVEGKNGDSIGLNIQLPYEQRTNRYVEKGHGFYYFFTRKVMMSFSAQAYVFFPGGYGTLDEAFELLVLIQTKKISGKIPVIFVGQEFWCDMDSWLRKTLLKEYQTIDPEDLKIYTIVDTAKEAFDIIRKTKPREEFK is encoded by the coding sequence ATGAAAAAATCCATAAATCATGAAAAAATGCTGGTGCCGGCAAAAAAATTGCCGATCGCTCCTCATCCGCGCGATTGGCGGCATTCTTTCCACTGGCGGATTTTTAGGATTATGGCCGAATTCGTTGATGGCTTCCAATTCTTGTCGGATTTTAAAAAAACCGTAACTTTATTTGGTTCCGCCACATTTAACGAAACCAATCATTGGTACAAGGTAGCGCGCGACTTGGCGCAAATGTTAAGCCAAGCCGGTTATTCGGTTGTCACCGGCGGAGGCCCCGGAATAATGGAAGCCGGCAATCGCGGCGCCGTTGAAGGCAAAAATGGCGACTCCATTGGTCTGAACATCCAGTTACCCTATGAACAAAGAACAAACCGTTATGTTGAAAAGGGGCACGGTTTTTACTATTTTTTCACCAGAAAAGTCATGATGTCTTTTTCGGCCCAGGCCTATGTGTTTTTTCCCGGCGGCTACGGCACGCTTGACGAGGCTTTTGAACTTTTGGTGCTGATTCAGACAAAAAAGATTTCCGGAAAAATTCCTGTAATCTTTGTCGGCCAGGAATTCTGGTGCGATATGGACAGCTGGCTTAGAAAAACCCTTCTAAAGGAATATCAAACAATCGACCCGGAAGATCTAAAAATTTATACCATTGTTGAT